The Alphaproteobacteria bacterium nucleotide sequence ATAATATCGCGTTTCTTCCGTAGACATTGCAAATTTCGCACGATCTAAGAGTTTCTTAAATATCGCGATCGGCAGGGAAAAATGAACGGGAAGCTCCCCTTGTGTTAGCTGAGGAAAATCCTCTGCAGGCAAGCACGAGAGGTTGAAACGGGACCGTCCCCCTTTGAGGTTTAGTTGGCCTGTTTCCGGAACAAGGGTTAACTCCACAGTCGACCCTTCGGGAAGTTTACGCACAATGTCAAACAGCATTTGAGCAGAAACGGTCGTTGACCCAGGCTCTGTTACAATTGCCGAAACGGTTTCAATAAGCGCAAGATCCGTATCGGTTGTGATGAGGCTCAAACCCATGGGCGTTGCATTCAAAAGAACATTACTTAAGATGGGAACAGTGGTTCGGCGTTCAACCACGCTTTGACCATGAGAAAGAGCTTTCAAAAACGCAGACCGATCAATGGCTAACTTCATAACTTTTATACCTCCAATGTACGACGTAAAATATCGAGATCTTCTGAGAATTCTCGATCTTGGGTTCTAACTTCTTCGACTTTGCGAACAGCATGCAAGACCGTTGTGTGATCGCGTCCTCCGAATTTACGACCAATTTCTGGCAAGGATCGCGACGTCAGGGCCTTCGCTAAATACATAGCAACTTGGCGAGGACGGGCAACATTTTGAGAGCGCCTTGCAGATTGCATGTCGGAAATTTTAATCCCATAATATTCCGCAACGCGCTTTTGAATATCCTCAATGGTCACCCGTCGGTCATTGGCTTTTAAGAGATCGCGCAAAACTTCGTGTGTTGTCTCTAATGTTATTTCGCGCCCAACGAGCGTTGCATGGGCAACAATGCGATTTAAGGCTCCCTCGAGTTCGCGAATGTTGGAACTAATCTTACGTGCTAAAAACTCCATCACATCCTTGGGGATGGGAATATTCAAGGTATCGGCTTTCGCATGTAAGATTCCTAGACGCAATTCATAGGTTGTGGGGTGAATATCAGCAACAAGCCCCCAACCAAGTCGGGATTTTAATCGCTCTTCCATGCCTTCTAAGTCCGAAGGAGACTTGTCGGCTGATATAATGATTTGGTGGTTTTGATCAACCAGCGCATTGAAAGTATGGAAAAATTCTTCTTGCGTCGTCTCTTTGCCACTAATAAATTGGACATCGTCAATCATGAGGACGTCAACGGAGCGAAATTGCTCTTTAAATGAAACCGTGTCCTTATAGCGCAACGCCCTGATAAACTGGTACATAAACTTTTCAGCAGATAAGTAAATGACACGACGTTTGGGATGATGGGTTTTAATATGCCAAGCAATGGCATGCATCAAATGGGTTTTACCTAAACCAACTCCCCCATATAAAAACAGAGGATTAAACTGAGCCGTCTGGGACTCGGCCACCCGTAACGCCGCCGCATAGGCAAGCTCATTGGGTTTACCCACCACAAAATTATCAAAGGTAAATCGGGGATCAAGGGCAGCGCCTAAGACATCACGGTCAATGCCAATGATCTCTTCATCGAGAGAAGGTGCTCTCTTGTGGTCTTGAGGAACGTCTGGAGCCGTTTGAGGAGCAGCTGGAGTCAATGGAGGTGATGCTACCTCTACAATCACTTCTATTTTGGCAATAGTGGGGTTTAGAGCTTGCCAGACGACGCGTATGCGATCCGCGTAATGTGAAGCAACCCAATCCCGTATAAATCTCGTGGGCGCCGCAATACGAACGATGCTGCCAATAACTTCCGTCACGAATAAAGGCTTCAACCAGCT carries:
- the dnaA gene encoding chromosomal replication initiator protein DnaA; translated protein: MAFTEPSKPHQPTELTLQWEQVRETLRGELGEAMFKSWLKPLFVTEVIGSIVRIAAPTRFIRDWVASHYADRIRVVWQALNPTIAKIEVIVEVASPPLTPAAPQTAPDVPQDHKRAPSLDEEIIGIDRDVLGAALDPRFTFDNFVVGKPNELAYAAALRVAESQTAQFNPLFLYGGVGLGKTHLMHAIAWHIKTHHPKRRVIYLSAEKFMYQFIRALRYKDTVSFKEQFRSVDVLMIDDVQFISGKETTQEEFFHTFNALVDQNHQIIISADKSPSDLEGMEERLKSRLGWGLVADIHPTTYELRLGILHAKADTLNIPIPKDVMEFLARKISSNIRELEGALNRIVAHATLVGREITLETTHEVLRDLLKANDRRVTIEDIQKRVAEYYGIKISDMQSARRSQNVARPRQVAMYLAKALTSRSLPEIGRKFGGRDHTTVLHAVRKVEEVRTQDREFSEDLDILRRTLEV